CGAGTTCTCCACACCCCGGAATCGAACCGCTTCGATGGTCCAGACTCGTCGCCATGCGACGAATCACGGGGACCTCGCTGCTGCTGCTCACCGCGCTCGCCCTCGCCGGGTGCGCCTCGAGCGGGTCGACCACGGCCGGCACCGCAACGCCCACGCCGTCCGAGACGCCGATGGTGACGCACACGCCGACCGCCGACCCGGTGGTGCCGGCCGCGGTGCAGGTCTCGTCGACCGGCTTCGAGATCGTCGACTCGACGGGGGCGACGACGTTCACGTTCGGGTGGTCGGATGCCCCCGAACCGGCCGTCCACGCCCTCGAGACCGCGTTCGGCACGGCGCCCGCCGTCTCGTTCACGCCGGGGAACGGCACGCACATCGCCGACTACGACGTCTACACCTGGACCGGCCTCACGTTCGAGGCCGCACAGCTCACCGACCCGGCGCGCGACTACTACCTCGCCGCCCGCCTCACGTTCACGGCGCCCGAGGCATACGGGCTCGACCTGCTCGCCACGAGCGGGCTGACGGTGGGCGCCCCGATCGCCGACGCGCTCGCGGTCGCCCCGCACCTCCAGATGCCGACCGACGGCACGACGTCGATCATCCTCGTCGACCCCGAGTTCCCCGCGAAGCTCGCCGCGTTCGAGGCCTACCTCGCCACGGGCACGGTGCCCGCCGGTGACGACCCACTCACCACGCGCGCGGTCGCCGTGCGCACCTCCGCCGGCCCGGCGATCGAGGACATCGTCGCGCCCGAGTACTCGTACCTGCCGTTCTGACGCGCCGCCCCGCGGCATCCGTCCGACGTTCGGACCGAGGCATCCGCTCGGCTCCCGCCGCCCGCCGCGCGATCGCACCGGTTGAGGGCCGAATCTTCGGTTGAGGCCGAAGATTCCGCCCTCAGCCCGACGAACGGCCCTCCGCTGGGAAGCGCGAGCGCTCCGAGAGCATCCGGTGGAGCGGATGCCGCCGAAGGGCGTGCCGCTCCCCCGCCGTGTCGGTCGCCGATGTGAGGATGGCCGCGTGCCAGTGGACTTCACCGCGATCGACTTCGAGACCGCCAACCGATCGAGCGCGTCGGCGTGCTCCGTCGGGTTGGTGAAGGTGCGCGACGGGCGCGCGGTCGACGAGGCGTACTGGCTCATCCGCCCGCCGTTCCCGCACGACGAGTTCAACGAGTGGAACGTGCGCATCCACGGCATCACTCCCGACCAGGTCGAGGACGCCCCCGGGTGGGGCGACCTGCTGCCCGAGTTCGCCGCATTCGCGGGCGACGACTGGCTCGTGGCGCACAACGCGGGCTTCGACATGGGCGTGCTGCGCGGCCTCGCCGAGGCCTTCGAGGTCGAGGCGCCGAACCACCGCTACCTGTGCAGCCTGCAGGTCGCGCGCAACACCTACCACCTCGACTCGTACCGCCTGCCGGTCGCGGCCATGGCCGCGGGCTTCGAGGACTTCTCGCACCACAACGCCCTCGACGACTCGCGCGCGTGCGCCGCCATCGTCGCCCACGCGGCGAAGCGGCACGAGGCCGACGACCTCGAGGCGCTCGCCCGCTCGGCGCGCGTGCGCGTCGGCACGATCGGAGCGGTCGCGACCCGCGAGCACCGGTCCGAACACGGCCCGATGGCCCTGCAGTAGCCGCTCGCACCGCGCACCTCGGCCCCGTCGTGGCGCCACCCCGAGCCCGTTCCGACTCGATGTCGGGGGCCGCTGCAACACTTTCGGCATGGACATCCTCGCCCTCCTCATCGGCCTCGTGGCAGGCGCCGCCATCGGCGCGCTCGTCACCGTGCTCGTGCGTTCGCGTCGGGTGGCGGATGCGCCCGCGGGCGACGACCCCGCCCTCGTCCAGGCGCGCCACCAGGGCGAGCTGCAGCAGGTCCGCGCCGACGAGGCGCAGGCCCGCGCCGAGCTGCTCGCCGAGCAGCAGCGCGTGCAGGGCGAGCTGCGCGCCGACCTCGCGGCCGCGTCGACCGAGGCCGACAACCTGCGCGAGCAGATCACGCAGCAGCGCACGCAGTTCCGCGAGTACGTCGAGCAGCAGCGCACCGACCAGGCCGAGCGCGCCGAGCGCGAGAAGCGCGAGTCGGCGGTGCTGCAGGCGCTGAGCCCCGTGCGCGAGACGCTCAGCACCATGCAGCGCAAGGTCGCCGAGCTCGAGCAGCAGCGCAGCGAGCAGTACGGCTCGATCGCCGAGCAGCTGAAGCAGGCGCAGCTGAACGACGAGCAGCTCCGGGCGACGACCGAGTCGCTCGCCTCGGCGCTGCGCTCGAACAGCACCCGCGGCGTCTGGGGCGAGACCCAGCTGCGCCGCGTGGTCGAGGCCGCCGGCCTCGCCCAGTACGTCGACTTCGACACCCAGGCGTCGATCACGACCGATGCGGGCGCCGGGCGCCCCGACATGGTCATCCGCCTCCCCGGCGGCAAGTCCATCGCGGTCGACGCGAAGGTGCCGCTCGAGCACTACATCGAGGCCAGCCAGATCGCCGTCACCGCCTCCGGCGACGAGGGTGCGCGTCGCAAGGCCCTCATCGAGCGGCACGTCAAGGCGCTGCGCGGCCACATCGACGCGCTCGCGAAGAAGACCTACTGGGAGGGCCTCGACGCCAGCCCCGAGTTCGTCATCGCGTTCATCCCGAGCGAGTCGCTGCTGTCGGCCGCCCTCGAAGCCGACCCGGCGCTGCTCGACTACGCCTTCGGCAAGCGCGTCGCGCTCGCCTCCCCGGTGAACCTCTGGGCCGTGCTCAAGACGGTCGCGTACACGTGGCAGCAGCAGGCGGTGTCCGACGAGGCCAAGAAGCTGTTCGACCTCGGCAACACGCTCTACCAGCGCATCGGCACGCTCGCCGGGCACGCCGACGGCCTGCGCCGCGCCATCGAGCGCACCGTCGAGAGCTACAACAAGTTCGCCAACTCGCTCGAGTCGCGCGTGCTCGTCACCGCCCGCCAGTTCCCCGGCATCGACACCACGAAGATCTCGGCCCTGGCCGAGCCCGAGCCCATCCACGAGACGCCCCGCCGCCTCGCCGCGGCCGAGCTCACCGAACTCGACGCCGGCGACGACGTGCGCATGGTCGAGGCCGGCTCGTTCGGCACCGCGGCGACCGACGTCGCCGAGGCGGCCGGGCGCGACGCCGACGCCCGCGCCGCCGAGCACGACGTCGAGCTCGACTTCGACTCCGGTGAGCCGCTGCTCGACCTCGACCCCGAGATCCGCTCGATCTGACCGCGCGCCCGGGCAGCGCGCCCGGTCAGGGCGCCCGATCAGGGGGCCCGGTCGTCCGGGTGCGGCTCGTCCACCGAGCGTTCGAAGCCCGCGGCCGCCGACCCGCCGGTCACCGTCTCGATCGCCCCGGTCGACAGCGGCACGTCCTCGAGCGGGTGCGCCAGTTCGTCCCGACCGAGCCGGGCGACCCAGATGGTGATCACCGCGATGACCGGTGGCACGAGCCCCGCCACCAGGAACGTCGGCGCCAATCCGATCGCCTCGCCCACGGGCCCCGCGATCGCCATCGACACCGGCATCAGCGCGAGCGACACGAAGAAGTCCAGGCTCGACACGCGGCCGAGCATGTGCGGCGGCACGCGCCGCTGCAGCAACGTGCCCCAGAGCACCTGCGCCCCCTGGAAGAGCAGGCCGCACACGAACAGCGCTGCGACCATCACCCAGAGGGCGTCGGTGAACCCGATGATCGCGAGCGGCAGGCATCCGAACCCGAACCCCAGCATCAGCAGGGTGAGGTAGCGCCGGGGCATCCGCAGCGAGCCGACCCAGAGCGAACCGATCGCCCCGCCGACGCCGAAGGCGGCGAGCACGAGCGCGAACTCGCCCGCACCGCCGCCGGCCTGGTCGCGCACCGCGAACGGCAGCAGCACCTCGATCGGGCCCATGATCACGAGCACCATGAACACCGCGAACAGCAGCGACGCGAGCAGCCACACGGTGCGACGCAGGTACCCGAACCCGGCGCGCAGGTCGAGGAACGTGCGCCGCAGCGGATGCACGTCGTCGTTCTCCCGCTCGCCGCGCAGCGGCGTCGTGCGCATCACGAGCAGCAGCGCGAACGCGCCCACCTGCGCGACCGCGATCACCGCGAACGCGAGGCCCGGCGATCCGACGGCGATGAGCAGGCTCGCCGCCGCCGGACCCCCAGCGTTCATGAGCGTCGGGCGCAGCACCCCCTCCACCCCGTTGGCGGCCTGCAACTGGTCCTCGGGCAAGATGCCCGGCAGCCACGCCGAGTACGCCGGGTAGAAGAACCCGTCGGCCACGCCCAGCACGAACGCGAGCACGGCGAGGTGCCACACCTCGATCGCCCCGCCCAGCGCGAGCAGCGCCGCGGTGCCGAACGCGGCGCCGCGCACCGCCTCGACGCCGAGGAGGATGCGCCGCTGCGGAATGCGATCGGCCGCGACCCCGCCGAACAGCACGGCGAGCACCAGGCCGACCGCGGCCCCGGTCGCCACGACCGACAGGTCGACCGGCGACCCGCCGAGCTCGACGACCTGCCAGACGGATGCGACGATCCAACAGCCCGCGCTGAACAGCGAGAACGCCAGTGCGCCGGTCAGCAGCCGGTACTGGCCGAGCCCGAACGGCCGCAGCGCCCGGGGGACGCGCATGGGCGGCTCCTGTGGGTTCGGTGCAGGGAGTGCGTCAGAGGAAGTCGGGGTCGAGCCACTTCTGCGCGAGGTGCTCGGCGGCGACCCGTCGGATCGTGCCGGACTTCGACCGCAGCACGATCGACTCCGTGGAGATGTAGGGGCCGTTCTTCTTCACGCCGAGCAGGAGCGCACCGTCGGTGACGCCCGTGGCGACGAAGAAGTGGTTGTCGCCCGACACCATGTCGTCGAGCTCGAGGATCTTGTCGCAGTCGAGGCCCGCGGCCTCCCCGCGGGCGCGCTCGGCGTCGTCGCGCGGCGCGAGCTTGCCCTGCATGAACCCGCCGAGCGCCTTCACCGCGCAGGCGGTCGTGATGCCCTCGGGGCTGCCGCCGATGCCGATGCAGGCGTCGATGCGCGTGTCGTGCCGGGCCGCGTTGATGCCGCCCGCGACGTCGCCGTCGAGGATCAGGCGCGTGCCGGCACCCGATGCCCGGATCTCGGCGATCAGCTCCTCATGGCGGGGGCGGTCGAGCACCGCCACGCGCACCTCGCCGATGTCCTTGCCCTTCGCCGCGGCGAGCGCCCGCAGGTTCTCCCCGACGGGCCTGCGGATGTCGACGACGCCGTGCCCCTCGGGACCGGTGACGAACTTGTCCATGTAGAAGACCGAGGACGCGTCGAGCATCGTGCCGCGCTCGGAGACCGCGATCACCGAGAGCGCGTGCCCGCGCCCGGCGGCGGTGAGGCTCGTGCCGTCGATCGGGTCGACCGCGATGTC
This is a stretch of genomic DNA from Agromyces sp. SYSU T00194. It encodes these proteins:
- a CDS encoding MFS transporter, with the protein product MRVPRALRPFGLGQYRLLTGALAFSLFSAGCWIVASVWQVVELGGSPVDLSVVATGAAVGLVLAVLFGGVAADRIPQRRILLGVEAVRGAAFGTAALLALGGAIEVWHLAVLAFVLGVADGFFYPAYSAWLPGILPEDQLQAANGVEGVLRPTLMNAGGPAAASLLIAVGSPGLAFAVIAVAQVGAFALLLVMRTTPLRGERENDDVHPLRRTFLDLRAGFGYLRRTVWLLASLLFAVFMVLVIMGPIEVLLPFAVRDQAGGGAGEFALVLAAFGVGGAIGSLWVGSLRMPRRYLTLLMLGFGFGCLPLAIIGFTDALWVMVAALFVCGLLFQGAQVLWGTLLQRRVPPHMLGRVSSLDFFVSLALMPVSMAIAGPVGEAIGLAPTFLVAGLVPPVIAVITIWVARLGRDELAHPLEDVPLSTGAIETVTGGSAAAGFERSVDEPHPDDRAP
- the glpX gene encoding class II fructose-bisphosphatase, producing the protein MTSTEPAPLFHHPDRNLALELVRATEAAAIRAVPWIGKGDKNAADKAAVDAMRLFLGTVNFDGVVVIGEGEKDEAPMLFNGEQVGNGRGPACDIAVDPIDGTSLTAAGRGHALSVIAVSERGTMLDASSVFYMDKFVTGPEGHGVVDIRRPVGENLRALAAAKGKDIGEVRVAVLDRPRHEELIAEIRASGAGTRLILDGDVAGGINAARHDTRIDACIGIGGSPEGITTACAVKALGGFMQGKLAPRDDAERARGEAAGLDCDKILELDDMVSGDNHFFVATGVTDGALLLGVKKNGPYISTESIVLRSKSGTIRRVAAEHLAQKWLDPDFL
- a CDS encoding 3'-5' exonuclease, translating into MPVDFTAIDFETANRSSASACSVGLVKVRDGRAVDEAYWLIRPPFPHDEFNEWNVRIHGITPDQVEDAPGWGDLLPEFAAFAGDDWLVAHNAGFDMGVLRGLAEAFEVEAPNHRYLCSLQVARNTYHLDSYRLPVAAMAAGFEDFSHHNALDDSRACAAIVAHAAKRHEADDLEALARSARVRVGTIGAVATREHRSEHGPMALQ
- the rmuC gene encoding DNA recombination protein RmuC, with the protein product MDILALLIGLVAGAAIGALVTVLVRSRRVADAPAGDDPALVQARHQGELQQVRADEAQARAELLAEQQRVQGELRADLAAASTEADNLREQITQQRTQFREYVEQQRTDQAERAEREKRESAVLQALSPVRETLSTMQRKVAELEQQRSEQYGSIAEQLKQAQLNDEQLRATTESLASALRSNSTRGVWGETQLRRVVEAAGLAQYVDFDTQASITTDAGAGRPDMVIRLPGGKSIAVDAKVPLEHYIEASQIAVTASGDEGARRKALIERHVKALRGHIDALAKKTYWEGLDASPEFVIAFIPSESLLSAALEADPALLDYAFGKRVALASPVNLWAVLKTVAYTWQQQAVSDEAKKLFDLGNTLYQRIGTLAGHADGLRRAIERTVESYNKFANSLESRVLVTARQFPGIDTTKISALAEPEPIHETPRRLAAAELTELDAGDDVRMVEAGSFGTAATDVAEAAGRDADARAAEHDVELDFDSGEPLLDLDPEIRSI